In the Streptomyces sp. cg36 genome, one interval contains:
- a CDS encoding peptidoglycan-binding protein: MAKPPATAEVVRTDLAQSKTVDGRFDFAQRRPVKAAVEGTVTVAARPGHTVRRGQALYELNDKPVTLLYGQVPAFRAMKPGDRGTDVLQLERNLRDMGFGGGLYVDVRYDSATEAAVKRWQKFLKREPTGRVEKGDVVFQPREVKVVAADAALADQVGPDKPVLTVASTKPVVRARLDQGDTALAVQGGRVEITLPDGRTEPGKVTGTVAEQGSEAGSGPGNAGITVEVTLDSGARAVRDEESRATVSVRFVSESRKGVLAVPVEAVVPLRGANGGYGLQVVSGDTSTVVPVTTGMTADGRIEVSADGLRQGMKVGVAAQ; the protein is encoded by the coding sequence ATGGCCAAGCCGCCCGCCACCGCCGAGGTCGTCCGCACCGACCTGGCGCAGAGCAAGACCGTCGACGGCCGCTTCGACTTCGCCCAGCGCCGTCCCGTCAAGGCGGCCGTGGAGGGCACGGTCACCGTCGCCGCCCGGCCCGGCCACACGGTACGGCGCGGGCAGGCGCTGTACGAACTCAACGACAAGCCCGTGACCCTGCTGTACGGGCAGGTGCCCGCCTTCCGCGCGATGAAGCCCGGCGACCGGGGCACCGACGTCCTCCAACTGGAGCGCAATCTGCGGGACATGGGCTTCGGCGGCGGTCTCTACGTGGACGTGCGCTACGACTCGGCGACCGAGGCGGCCGTCAAGCGCTGGCAGAAGTTCCTCAAGCGCGAACCGACCGGCAGGGTCGAGAAGGGGGACGTCGTCTTCCAGCCCCGCGAGGTCAAGGTCGTCGCCGCCGACGCGGCCCTCGCCGACCAGGTCGGCCCCGACAAGCCGGTGCTGACCGTCGCCTCCACCAAGCCCGTCGTACGCGCCCGGCTCGACCAGGGGGACACCGCGCTGGCCGTCCAGGGCGGCCGGGTCGAGATCACCCTGCCGGACGGGCGCACCGAGCCGGGCAAGGTCACCGGGACCGTCGCCGAACAGGGCTCCGAGGCGGGCTCCGGCCCGGGCAACGCCGGGATCACCGTCGAGGTCACCCTCGACAGCGGCGCGCGGGCGGTGCGGGACGAGGAGAGCAGGGCGACGGTGAGCGTCAGGTTCGTCAGCGAGAGCCGCAAGGGCGTCCTCGCGGTGCCGGTCGAGGCGGTCGTCCCGCTGCGCGGCGCGAACGGCGGCTACGGCCTCCAGGTCGTCAGCGGCGACACCAGCACCGTCGTGCCGGTCACCACCGGCATGACGGCCGACGGCAGGATCGAGGTCAGCGCCGACGGGCTGCGCCAGGGCATGAAGGTCGGGGTGGCCGCCCAGTGA
- a CDS encoding ABC transporter ATP-binding protein encodes MSRPGPLVRLTGATKSYPGGVFALRGVDLTVEAGELLAVVGPSGSGKSTMLNLMGTLDRPTSGTVRVAGHDVAELGDAQLSALRARHIGFVFQNFHLPAGRAAVECVADGLLYGGVAVKERRRRARTALEDVGLGHRLDHRPHELSGGEKQRVAIARALVGAPDLLLADEPTGALDTASGQTVMELLHRLNENGTTICVITHDNEIAASLPRRVRFRDGLVVSDVSARPASGPGHDGGAPALRGAS; translated from the coding sequence GTGAGCCGCCCCGGCCCCCTCGTCCGGCTGACCGGCGCCACCAAGTCCTACCCGGGCGGGGTGTTCGCGCTGCGCGGCGTCGACCTGACCGTGGAGGCGGGCGAACTGCTCGCCGTCGTCGGCCCGTCCGGATCGGGCAAGTCCACGATGCTCAACCTCATGGGCACCCTCGACCGGCCCACCTCCGGCACCGTCCGGGTCGCCGGGCACGACGTCGCGGAGCTCGGCGACGCCCAGCTCTCCGCGCTGCGCGCCCGCCACATCGGCTTCGTCTTCCAGAACTTCCACCTGCCCGCCGGACGCGCCGCCGTGGAGTGCGTCGCCGACGGCCTGCTGTACGGGGGCGTCGCGGTCAAGGAGCGGCGGCGCCGGGCCCGTACCGCGCTGGAGGACGTGGGCCTCGGCCACCGGCTCGACCACCGTCCGCACGAGCTGTCCGGCGGCGAGAAGCAGCGGGTGGCCATCGCCCGCGCCCTGGTCGGGGCGCCCGACCTGCTGCTCGCCGACGAGCCGACCGGCGCCCTGGACACCGCCTCCGGACAGACCGTCATGGAACTGCTCCACCGGCTCAACGAGAACGGCACGACCATCTGCGTGATCACCCATGACAACGAGATCGCGGCCTCCCTGCCGCGCCGGGTCCGCTTCCGCGACGGCCTGGTCGTCTCCGACGTCTCCGCCCGGCCCGCCTCCGGCCCAGGCCACGACGGCGGCGCCCCGGCCCTGCGGGGTGCGTCATGA
- a CDS encoding ABC transporter permease: protein MTAAPPPPAPAERLRPARLRAGDVVRVGAVGLRARRARVVLSSLGVAIGIATLVAVVGLSTSSRADLMARLDRLGTNLLTAEAGKDGLGHEVRFPRNTVAMVERLAPVRHATATADVDARIRRSDVVPEERTAGVTAQAVRTDLLRALNARVGEGRWFDAASERLPVTVLGALAAERLGITAPGAKIMMNDRYVVVIGILAPIELAPNLDRVALVGFPAAERYFGADGRPTTVFERSTDASVEEVRAVLARTVNPGNEGTVKVSRPSDALAAKAATDKGLTTLMLGLGAIALLVGGVGIANTMVVSVLERRQEIGLRRAIGATRNAVRLQFLTESLLLSALGGVAGAVLGALATHAFAAVQGWTAVVPVRSLAGGLAATLVIGMAAGLYPAQRAARLPPTVALQSP from the coding sequence ATGACCGCCGCCCCGCCGCCGCCCGCCCCCGCTGAGCGCCTGCGGCCCGCCCGGCTCCGCGCGGGGGACGTCGTCCGCGTCGGCGCGGTCGGGCTGCGCGCCCGCCGGGCCAGGGTGGTGCTCTCCTCGCTGGGAGTGGCGATCGGCATCGCCACCCTGGTGGCCGTCGTCGGCCTGTCGACGTCCAGCCGGGCCGACCTGATGGCCCGCCTCGACCGGCTCGGCACCAATCTGCTCACCGCCGAGGCGGGCAAGGACGGCCTCGGCCACGAGGTCAGGTTCCCCAGGAACACCGTGGCCATGGTGGAGCGGCTCGCACCGGTGCGGCACGCCACCGCCACCGCCGACGTCGACGCCCGCATCCGGCGCAGCGACGTCGTCCCCGAGGAGCGCACCGCGGGCGTCACCGCGCAGGCGGTCCGCACGGACCTGCTGCGCGCGCTCAACGCCCGGGTGGGGGAGGGCAGATGGTTCGACGCGGCGAGCGAGCGGCTGCCCGTCACCGTGCTGGGCGCGCTCGCCGCCGAACGCCTCGGCATCACCGCCCCCGGCGCCAAGATCATGATGAACGACCGGTACGTGGTCGTCATCGGCATCCTGGCACCCATCGAACTCGCGCCCAACCTCGACCGGGTCGCGCTCGTCGGATTCCCGGCGGCGGAGCGCTACTTCGGCGCCGACGGGCGCCCCACCACCGTCTTCGAGCGCTCGACGGACGCCTCGGTGGAGGAGGTGCGCGCCGTCCTCGCCCGTACCGTCAACCCCGGCAACGAGGGCACGGTCAAGGTCTCCCGCCCCTCCGACGCGCTGGCCGCGAAGGCCGCCACCGACAAGGGCCTGACCACCCTGATGCTGGGGCTCGGGGCCATCGCCCTGCTGGTGGGGGGCGTCGGCATCGCCAACACGATGGTCGTCTCGGTGCTCGAACGCCGTCAGGAGATCGGGCTGCGCCGGGCGATCGGCGCCACCCGCAACGCCGTGCGGCTGCAGTTCCTCACCGAGTCGCTGCTGCTCTCCGCGCTGGGCGGGGTGGCCGGGGCGGTCCTCGGGGCGCTGGCCACCCACGCGTTCGCCGCCGTCCAGGGCTGGACCGCCGTCGTCCCCGTCCGGTCGCTGGCCGGAGGACTCGCCGCCACCCTCGTCATCGGGATGGCCGCGGGCCTCTACCCGGCCCAGCGCGCGGCCCGGCTGCCGCCCACGGTGGCGCTCCAGTCGCCGTGA
- a CDS encoding MFS transporter: MSNHSAAHRADDADPRERPDGRAWPYAVAAYAFAVAMCGTTLPTPLYGLYQRELGFSSLTVTVVFAVYAVGVIVALLLLGQLSDVVGRRPVLLAGLVLSALSALCFLFEHGLPWLFAGRVLSGLSAGLFTGTATAAVVELAPRQRAGSATLVATAANMGGLGGGPLLAGLIARFAPDPLQQVFLVDLALVAPAVVGVLLIPETVRERGGGTRRPRRLRVPPSVSPVFVPAAMAGFAGFATLGLFTSVTPTFLHEVVGVSDPAVAGAVVSSAFAASLAGQLLMNRVGVHRSLPGGCVALVAGMALIAAALLAASLPLLVAGSVAAGGGQGLAFRAGLTLVGRRSPADRRAEITSALFVVLYVAISIPVVGVGVMAVTLGLRAAGLVFTGFVALLAAATALLLRLRPVQDDG, translated from the coding sequence GTGAGCAACCACTCCGCCGCGCACCGCGCGGACGACGCCGACCCCCGCGAGCGCCCCGACGGGCGGGCCTGGCCGTACGCCGTGGCCGCCTACGCGTTCGCCGTCGCCATGTGCGGCACGACCCTGCCCACCCCTCTCTACGGCCTGTACCAGCGGGAGTTGGGCTTCTCGTCGCTCACGGTGACCGTGGTCTTCGCCGTGTACGCGGTCGGTGTCATCGTGGCGCTGCTCCTGCTGGGGCAGCTGTCGGACGTCGTGGGCAGGCGCCCGGTGCTGCTGGCCGGGCTGGTGCTGTCGGCGCTCAGCGCGCTGTGCTTCCTCTTCGAGCACGGGCTGCCGTGGCTCTTCGCGGGCCGGGTGCTGTCGGGGCTGTCGGCGGGGCTGTTCACGGGGACGGCGACCGCGGCCGTGGTGGAGCTGGCGCCCCGGCAGCGGGCGGGGTCGGCCACGCTGGTGGCCACCGCCGCCAACATGGGCGGACTCGGCGGCGGCCCGCTGCTCGCCGGACTGATCGCCCGGTTCGCGCCGGACCCCCTCCAGCAGGTGTTCCTGGTGGACCTGGCGCTCGTGGCCCCGGCCGTCGTCGGCGTCCTGCTGATCCCGGAGACGGTGCGGGAGCGCGGCGGCGGCACGCGGCGCCCCCGGCGGCTGCGCGTGCCGCCGTCGGTGAGCCCGGTGTTCGTACCGGCGGCCATGGCGGGCTTCGCCGGGTTCGCGACCCTCGGCCTGTTCACCTCGGTGACGCCGACCTTCCTGCACGAGGTGGTGGGGGTGAGCGACCCGGCGGTGGCGGGCGCCGTGGTCTCCTCGGCCTTCGCCGCGTCGCTCGCCGGTCAGCTGCTGATGAACCGCGTCGGGGTCCACCGGTCCCTGCCGGGCGGGTGCGTGGCGCTGGTGGCGGGCATGGCGCTGATCGCCGCCGCGCTGCTCGCCGCCTCCCTGCCCCTGCTGGTGGCGGGGTCGGTCGCGGCGGGCGGCGGGCAGGGCCTGGCGTTCCGGGCCGGGCTCACCCTGGTGGGCCGGCGCAGCCCGGCCGACCGGCGGGCGGAGATCACCTCGGCGCTCTTCGTGGTGCTGTACGTGGCGATCTCGATCCCCGTGGTCGGCGTGGGCGTCATGGCCGTCACGCTCGGACTGCGCGCGGCGGGGCTGGTCTTCACCGGCTTCGTCGCCCTGCTGGCCGCCGCCACGGCGCTGCTGCTGCGGCTGCGGCCCGTACAGGACGACGGCTGA
- a CDS encoding sedoheptulose 7-phosphate cyclase, with amino-acid sequence MTALAPRSAHRLSTSGEPVRSWTVTTAKPVRYEVGFTPDVLDPANPALAGAGVPDDGPAPPRRLLVVETTVDGLYGDRLRAYGAARGLDFEIHVLTAHEQLKTMDAVFSVAEAMDRFGIARRSEPVVALGGGVLMDVVGLACSLYRRSTPYVRVPTTLIGLVDAGVGAKTGVNFGPHKNRLGTYHPAAQTLLDPRFLATLGPRHLRNGMAEILKIALIKDRELFALLEKEGGRLVDRRFQGGRGLGLLVQEVLGRAVHGMLEELHANLWESELERVVDYGHSFSPTLEMRALPELLHGEAVCLDMALTTVIAERRGLVLPVERRRILDVMRGLALPLWHRLCEPGVLGEALADTVRHRDGSQRLPLPFGIGDAVFVDDVTPDELVYAAEKLKGYDTETEEGGHA; translated from the coding sequence GTGACCGCCCTGGCCCCCCGTTCCGCCCACCGCCTGTCCACCTCCGGCGAACCGGTCCGCTCCTGGACCGTGACCACCGCCAAACCCGTCCGCTACGAGGTGGGCTTCACCCCCGACGTACTGGACCCCGCCAACCCCGCCCTCGCGGGCGCCGGGGTCCCCGACGACGGCCCCGCGCCGCCCCGCCGCCTCCTCGTCGTGGAGACCACGGTCGACGGGCTGTACGGCGACCGGCTGCGCGCCTACGGCGCCGCGCGCGGACTGGACTTCGAGATCCACGTGCTCACCGCGCACGAACAGCTGAAGACGATGGACGCGGTCTTCTCGGTGGCGGAGGCGATGGACCGGTTCGGCATCGCCCGGCGCAGCGAGCCGGTCGTCGCCCTCGGCGGCGGCGTGCTCATGGACGTCGTCGGCCTGGCGTGCAGCCTCTACCGCCGCAGCACCCCCTACGTCCGCGTGCCCACCACGTTGATCGGGCTCGTCGACGCCGGGGTCGGCGCCAAGACCGGGGTGAACTTCGGACCCCACAAGAACCGGCTCGGCACCTACCACCCCGCCGCCCAGACGCTGCTTGACCCGAGGTTCCTGGCCACCCTCGGCCCGCGCCACCTGCGCAACGGCATGGCCGAGATCCTCAAGATCGCCCTGATCAAGGACCGCGAACTGTTCGCGCTGCTGGAGAAGGAAGGCGGCCGGCTGGTGGACCGGCGCTTCCAGGGCGGACGCGGCCTCGGCCTCCTCGTGCAGGAGGTCCTGGGCCGGGCCGTCCACGGAATGCTGGAGGAACTGCACGCCAACCTGTGGGAGAGCGAGCTGGAGCGCGTCGTCGACTACGGCCACTCGTTCAGCCCCACCCTGGAGATGCGGGCCCTGCCGGAGCTGCTGCACGGCGAGGCGGTCTGCCTGGACATGGCGCTGACCACGGTGATCGCCGAACGGCGCGGCCTGGTCCTGCCGGTCGAGCGCCGGCGGATCCTCGACGTGATGCGCGGCCTCGCGCTGCCGCTGTGGCACCGCCTGTGCGAACCCGGCGTCCTCGGCGAGGCACTGGCCGACACCGTCCGCCACCGCGACGGAAGCCAGCGGCTGCCGCTGCCCTTCGGCATCGGCGACGCCGTCTTCGTCGACGACGTGACCCCGGACGAACTCGTGTACGCGGCCGAGAAGTTGAAGGGATACGACACGGAGACGGAGGAGGGCGGCCATGCGTGA
- a CDS encoding cupin domain-containing protein — translation MREAVVVATVDEPADVYGVHAAHGHSRWTCLARRTGLHGRWEAVEWAWLPPGGVSGEHRHSRTQELYFVLQGQGEITLDGRPYPVRPRTAVLTALGRRHGLRNTGAQPLSWLVVEVPARSTPTKETAMRPPPGTARGADAVIPDLYENGPVDAATVLGGPLRTVRVSRLLPAATEELSARDVEHTVYVTGGAGTARSGTTSVPLRAGVSLTLPLGTDVRLRAGGDGLEYFHAVLDVPGEEHP, via the coding sequence ATGCGTGAGGCAGTCGTCGTCGCCACCGTCGACGAGCCCGCCGACGTCTACGGCGTGCACGCCGCCCACGGCCACTCCCGCTGGACGTGCCTGGCCCGGCGCACCGGGCTGCACGGCCGGTGGGAAGCGGTCGAGTGGGCGTGGCTGCCCCCGGGCGGCGTCAGCGGGGAGCACCGGCACTCCCGCACCCAGGAGCTGTACTTCGTGCTCCAGGGGCAGGGCGAGATCACCCTCGACGGCCGCCCGTACCCCGTCCGCCCCCGCACGGCGGTCCTCACCGCGCTGGGCCGCCGCCACGGTCTGCGCAACACCGGTGCACAGCCGCTGTCCTGGCTGGTCGTCGAAGTTCCGGCCAGGTCGACCCCAACGAAGGAGACCGCCATGCGACCCCCGCCCGGCACCGCCCGCGGCGCCGACGCCGTCATCCCCGACCTGTACGAGAACGGGCCGGTGGACGCCGCCACCGTGCTCGGCGGGCCCCTGCGCACCGTACGGGTGAGCCGGCTGCTCCCCGCCGCGACCGAGGAGCTCAGCGCCCGCGACGTCGAGCACACCGTGTACGTCACCGGCGGCGCCGGGACCGCCCGCAGCGGAACGACGAGCGTGCCGCTGCGCGCCGGGGTCTCGCTGACCCTGCCCCTGGGCACCGACGTCCGGCTGCGGGCCGGCGGCGACGGCCTCGAATACTTCCACGCCGTCCTGGACGTGCCCGGAGAGGAGCACCCGTGA
- a CDS encoding VOC family protein translates to MTSPAATPATGRPRPPGVSAVHHIAFTVPDLDEAVDFFTEVLGAETAYRTGPIATPGSDWMHRQLGVHPRATAHIAMLRLGPTLNLELFAYTGPGRRRRMPGNSDWGGHHLALWTDDFDASVRHLTATPGVRMLGEPQRVGEGPIRGTRWVYFTTPWGLHIELVHAPDHLPYQDHTDVRLYQPPNPREGRGR, encoded by the coding sequence ATGACCAGCCCCGCCGCCACCCCCGCCACCGGACGGCCGCGCCCGCCGGGCGTGAGCGCCGTGCACCACATCGCCTTCACCGTGCCCGACCTCGACGAGGCGGTCGACTTCTTCACCGAGGTGCTGGGCGCCGAAACCGCGTACCGCACCGGGCCGATCGCCACCCCCGGCAGCGACTGGATGCACCGCCAGCTCGGCGTCCACCCGCGGGCCACCGCGCACATCGCCATGCTGCGCCTGGGCCCCACCCTCAACCTCGAACTCTTCGCGTACACCGGCCCCGGCCGGCGGCGGCGGATGCCCGGCAACAGCGACTGGGGCGGACACCACCTCGCCCTGTGGACCGACGACTTCGACGCGAGCGTCCGCCATCTCACCGCGACCCCCGGCGTACGGATGCTCGGTGAGCCGCAGCGGGTCGGGGAGGGGCCCATCCGCGGCACCCGGTGGGTGTACTTCACCACTCCCTGGGGCCTGCACATCGAACTCGTCCACGCCCCGGACCACCTGCCCTACCAGGACCACACCGACGTACGCCTCTACCAGCCGCCCAACCCGCGGGAAGGGAGAGGGAGATGA
- a CDS encoding FAD-dependent oxidoreductase produces the protein MTGIWGPGTPPVVRADAAHYDADVLVIGSGAGGATTAWALADTGARVLVVERGGFLPREGANWSPQAVFGDGRYRNAETWHTTDGTPFTPAAHYYVGGTTKVYGASLPRLRESDFDAVDHLDGTSPSWPFDYAELEPYYAEAERLYRVHGQDGHDPTEPARSGPYPHPPVAHSARIAELDQRLRDQGLHPHPLELGVDLAEDGSCVRCGTCDGFPCRLGAKSDAETRALRPALRTPSVRLLTHTYVSRLRTDRSGRRVTAVEAVRNGHRVTLTAGTVVVSCGAVNSAALLLRSACGSHPDGLANGSGQVGRNLMLHHNSVLMAVDPRRRNPAVFQKTLAVNDFYRAGAHTPHPLGNLQLMGKVYPAAMAGAHPRVPGRILGALAAHSVDWWLISEDLPRPENRVLLGPGGGVTLDWHPVNARAHRQLVRQGARMMRRAGYPLVLTHRMGVEHTGHQCGTTVAGHDPARSVLDPYCRSHEVANLFVVDGGFFPSSAAVNPTLTIAAQALRTARRGALLP, from the coding sequence ATGACCGGCATCTGGGGACCGGGCACCCCGCCCGTCGTCCGCGCCGACGCCGCCCACTACGACGCCGACGTCCTCGTGATCGGCTCCGGCGCCGGGGGAGCGACCACCGCGTGGGCGCTCGCGGACACCGGCGCACGCGTCCTGGTCGTCGAACGAGGCGGCTTCCTGCCGCGCGAGGGCGCCAACTGGTCGCCGCAGGCCGTCTTCGGCGACGGCCGCTACCGCAACGCCGAGACCTGGCACACCACCGACGGCACCCCCTTCACCCCCGCCGCCCACTACTACGTCGGCGGCACCACCAAGGTGTACGGGGCGAGCCTGCCCCGGCTGCGCGAGAGCGACTTCGACGCCGTCGACCACCTGGACGGCACCTCCCCGTCCTGGCCCTTCGACTACGCCGAACTGGAGCCGTACTACGCCGAGGCCGAGCGGCTGTACCGGGTGCACGGCCAGGACGGGCACGACCCGACCGAGCCAGCCCGCTCGGGCCCCTACCCCCATCCGCCCGTCGCCCACTCCGCCCGCATCGCCGAACTCGACCAGCGCCTGCGCGACCAGGGGCTCCACCCCCATCCGCTGGAGCTGGGCGTCGACCTCGCCGAGGACGGATCCTGTGTGCGCTGCGGCACCTGCGACGGCTTCCCGTGCCGCCTCGGCGCCAAGAGCGACGCGGAGACCCGCGCCCTGCGCCCCGCCCTGCGCACCCCCTCGGTGCGGCTGCTCACCCACACCTACGTCTCGCGGCTGCGCACCGACCGGTCCGGGCGCCGCGTCACGGCCGTCGAGGCCGTCCGCAACGGCCACCGCGTCACCCTCACCGCCGGTACGGTCGTGGTGTCCTGCGGGGCCGTCAACTCCGCGGCCCTGCTGCTCCGTTCGGCCTGCGGCAGCCACCCCGACGGGCTGGCCAACGGCAGCGGCCAGGTGGGACGCAACCTGATGCTGCACCACAACAGCGTGCTGATGGCCGTCGACCCGAGGCGGCGCAACCCCGCCGTCTTCCAGAAGACCCTCGCCGTCAACGACTTCTACCGGGCGGGCGCGCACACCCCCCACCCGCTGGGCAACCTCCAGCTGATGGGCAAGGTGTACCCGGCGGCCATGGCGGGCGCCCATCCGCGCGTGCCGGGCCGGATCCTGGGCGCGCTCGCGGCGCACAGCGTCGACTGGTGGCTCATCTCGGAGGACCTGCCCCGCCCGGAGAACCGGGTGCTGCTCGGCCCCGGCGGCGGAGTCACCCTCGACTGGCACCCGGTCAACGCCCGCGCCCACCGGCAGTTGGTGCGGCAAGGGGCCCGCATGATGCGCCGGGCCGGCTACCCGCTGGTCCTGACCCACCGCATGGGCGTCGAGCACACCGGCCACCAGTGCGGGACGACCGTCGCCGGCCACGACCCCGCCCGCTCGGTCCTCGACCCGTACTGCCGCAGCCACGAGGTGGCCAACCTGTTCGTCGTCGACGGCGGTTTCTTCCCCTCCTCGGCCGCCGTCAACCCGACCCTCACCATCGCCGCGCAGGCCCTGCGCACGGCCCGGCGGGGCGCCCTCCTGCCCTGA
- a CDS encoding VOC family protein yields the protein MSLHRLSSVTIGVPDPAATAPYYSELGLRADGDGWFATRDGGRQLRIVRAPTRRLVEMRVGVDDPDDLAAAAARLARMGIPALPGPGPSLSAADPVTGARAVLQLEPRPTPPPTPPTPYNGPGRTERTGGRAPGVTRGERVRPSKLGHAVLGTPDPHRTAAFFADGLGFKVSDSLGEAGSFLRCTTDHHNILVLRAPVPFLHHTSWQVDDVDDIGRGAMAMLEDHPERHIWGFGRHFIGSNFFWYLKDPAGNFTEYYSDMDCIVDDQLWDPEVFDVNESFFSWGQPPPPSWIAPEDMAALMTGTHRA from the coding sequence ATGTCACTGCACCGCCTGTCCTCCGTCACCATCGGCGTGCCCGACCCCGCCGCGACGGCCCCGTACTACAGCGAACTCGGCCTGCGGGCGGACGGCGACGGCTGGTTCGCCACCCGCGACGGGGGCCGCCAGCTCCGCATCGTGCGGGCGCCGACCCGGCGGCTGGTCGAGATGCGCGTCGGCGTCGACGACCCCGACGACCTGGCCGCCGCCGCCGCGCGCCTGGCCCGCATGGGCATCCCCGCGCTGCCCGGGCCGGGTCCGAGCCTGAGCGCGGCCGACCCCGTCACCGGGGCCCGCGCCGTGCTCCAGCTCGAACCGCGCCCCACGCCCCCGCCGACGCCCCCGACCCCGTACAACGGACCCGGCCGCACCGAGCGCACCGGCGGCCGGGCGCCCGGAGTCACGCGCGGCGAACGCGTCCGGCCCAGCAAACTGGGGCACGCCGTCCTCGGCACCCCCGACCCGCACCGGACCGCGGCCTTCTTCGCCGACGGCCTCGGCTTCAAGGTGAGCGACTCACTGGGCGAGGCGGGCTCGTTCCTGCGCTGCACCACCGACCACCACAACATCCTGGTCCTGCGGGCCCCCGTCCCGTTCCTGCACCACACGTCCTGGCAGGTCGACGACGTGGACGACATCGGGCGCGGCGCGATGGCCATGCTGGAGGACCATCCCGAGCGCCACATCTGGGGCTTCGGCCGCCACTTCATCGGCTCGAACTTCTTCTGGTACCTCAAGGACCCGGCGGGCAACTTCACGGAGTACTACTCCGACATGGACTGCATCGTCGACGACCAGCTGTGGGACCCGGAGGTCTTCGACGTCAACGAGAGCTTCTTCAGCTGGGGGCAGCCGCCCCCGCCCTCGTGGATCGCGCCGGAGGACATGGCGGCGCTGATGACCGGCACCCACCGGGCCTGA
- a CDS encoding response regulator, with the protein MSQEDEDAAVPRVLIVDDHPLFRSGLKAALESTGATDVVAEAATAAEALEAVAHRVPDVVVMDLALPDASGIDVTRQLASLHPGLPVLMLTMSDDDGSLLAALQAGARGYLVKGAGAGEVLHAVRTVAAGGAVFGPGTAERLTALLTEGRRHDAEQLFPALTSREAEVLELIARGLDNRRVARQLVLSEKTVRNHVTHIFDKLQVTTRAEAVARARDAGLGDED; encoded by the coding sequence GTGAGCCAAGAAGACGAGGACGCCGCCGTGCCCCGTGTCCTGATCGTCGACGACCACCCGCTCTTCCGCAGCGGTCTCAAGGCCGCGCTGGAGAGCACCGGCGCGACCGACGTCGTCGCCGAGGCCGCCACCGCCGCCGAGGCGCTGGAGGCCGTGGCCCACCGCGTCCCCGACGTCGTCGTCATGGACCTGGCCCTCCCCGACGCCTCCGGCATCGACGTGACCCGGCAGCTCGCCTCGCTCCACCCCGGCCTGCCGGTCCTGATGCTGACCATGTCCGACGACGACGGGAGCCTGCTGGCCGCGCTCCAGGCCGGTGCCCGCGGCTATCTGGTCAAGGGCGCGGGCGCGGGAGAGGTGCTGCACGCGGTCCGCACGGTGGCCGCCGGGGGCGCGGTCTTCGGCCCCGGGACCGCGGAGCGGCTCACCGCCCTGCTGACCGAGGGGCGCCGCCACGACGCCGAGCAGCTGTTCCCGGCGCTCACCTCCCGCGAGGCGGAGGTGCTGGAGCTCATCGCGCGCGGGCTGGACAACCGGCGCGTCGCCCGGCAACTGGTGCTGTCCGAGAAGACGGTCCGCAACCACGTCACGCACATCTTCGACAAGCTCCAGGTGACCACCCGCGCCGAGGCCGTGGCCAGGGCGCGGGACGCGGGCCTGGGGGACGAGGACTGA